DNA sequence from the Pseudochaenichthys georgianus chromosome 8, fPseGeo1.2, whole genome shotgun sequence genome:
CTGACATGTTCTTCAGGACATGTGTCTGGTGCAGGCGGTGTGAACCAGTAAAACCAGTTgtctgctccacaaagtgttacTTTGCGGGCTGTTGAAAGTGCTAATGAGCAGGTTCCAGAGGGGTGCTCTCATGCTTCCACTCACAGGAGATTCCTGAGTGCTTAGTCAACAATGGAAATGGACCCAAATGATAGTCTTCACCCAAACATCCACACGTTGCCGCACACGCACACATCACACTGACTCAGCAACGGTATCCCTTTGATCCAATCATTACACGTTCGACTTCCTGTGCTTTCAAGGATTACCATACCCATAGCCACATCCTAATCTCACTCCAAAGGCTCACGACTGTACACACCAGCAGCTTTTTTAATTATATATCTTTATGTCAATATAATATATTGACATACAGATATATATAAagacattataaatggcccgctggcccgggtgTCAAATAGTGCTTCCGTACTTCCAATAGCATAACGTacttccacttgcccgctcggccACTCAAAatattggtttaaaaaaaaaaaacagtaaatCACTTTGCCctttggtattggtattttgacaagCAATTGAAGGAGCGCTTCAATACAGACTTTCGCGCCagctaaccattcgccaaaatgtttttaataccagcggtaaccggccaagcgcgggcaaaaaacaatcttcaaataaaagaaagtcaccggaggagttaaaggagagtgacagggagcatgagaagaagagtgAGAGTACGgttcagcttgatcgatggagctggcttcaatatgatgccaatataaacaaggtcttctgtcggctcggTACATCAATGCCCACCTAGGCTGACAAgtgagtgaagagtagacaatataaaggtattggcagtTTAGGAtcatgaaggttctaatctatagccattacatgtctaactcctgacgacaggaaggcagaaagcgcattatacaaataataatactcatagccGAAATGTCATcctactttttttcttttaacaatgaccacaatgtcattattttaataaaccaaatatgaacaattacgaaaatgaggaagaactgatgatcaaatgttgtagttcaagtagtaatgtagttagtgcatacattactatggcaacaaatgtgttcattttcttcattattagtcgattgtgttggacgaatgctccgggccagggTTACAACAATGGTGGGGCCGGTGACAATGAACATCTGCTggcccttaatgtctacctctgATATATGTTTTCAAACTGTTGTGCCGTTTAGTATTTCCTTAAAATAATCTAATGTGTCGGACCTGAGTGGCGTAGGAAGCTGTAGCTTTGATGCGTCATAAAAacagcggttgctaacaagtgaccaGATGAGACTGCTGCGTATCATCACGCTGAACATTCGCCGTCTGTAGCTTGGTGGCGGTGATGCGCGGTGATGCAACAGTGATGTAGTCTATTTATAGCCCAACTTTAGCGTTGTACGTCTGGTGATTGCATGTAGGGCCGTTGCGATGCAAACTTTCTGGTCGGTCTAAAACATACGGTATCACTGCCCCACTCTATACCCCGATAAAGACAGCCACAAACTAGGGCTTGTTGTACGGTGAAGGAGGCACTTCTTTACCGTACGGGAGATCAGACAACAACGGGCTCTGTATTCAAACTAAGATGGCAACATATACCAATCCTTTTCAAACTTGAGAAAGCTAGGTGTAACTGTTCAGGGTTTTATTTCATCACGCCACTGAATCAGCCGTGACCCTCCCTAATGCCGTCTCTTTAGTCATGAACTAACTTTAAGCTTTAAACATTATAACCGTGACCCTAAAGCCAACGCTACAGCGTAACCTTCTAACCACACATACACAGGGATCTCAGAACGATGGGAACGTGACACTGGTTCCAAACTGAACCTGAAGATAATGTGGACATCCCGCCTGGTTCCACTCCCCTCATGGCCCACACCCTCTACGGTTCAACATGAGATGGGATTACATTCCCTTTAATGTTtaacccctctctctctgccccTCTCTGCGTAGTGATTGAGGAGAAGGGCGTGAGGATGAAGCTCACAGTGATCGATACTCCAGGATTCGGTGACCAGATCAACAACGAGAACTGGTGAGTGGTAGAAGGGTGGGAGAGAAAGGGCCGATGCCTGGAGCAGAGTAGGAGATGCTGCTTCCCAGATCCCAGTTAAAGTGTGCAGACGACTGAATGCAGCTGCTGTGATCAGCACGCCACTAAGTCAAAGGGAAATGTAGTCTTTGAAAGACAGACGTTATTGATGTTTGTAGTCATACTCACCAGTTCCACagtaatgaacattttaaagtgaaCAATGAATGTGTTCCCTCTCAGAGGTATCGTTTATGTCATATTATTAGTTTTGAGTATATTTGCACATGAGCAACCCTAACCcacaccctaaccctaacccacaccctaaccctaaccctaacccacacCTCGACCCACAGCTGCAACCACCAAGAATGGCTTTGATAGTATTTTCAGAAACCTTAAACACACAATATCAAGTAGGGAATTTGCAGTGTAGATTATTTAGTGGGGGCTCTGTCTTAAGGTTACATTTCCAACAAAGATAATGATCTCAGAGCATCTGATTGCAGGTATCTCTGGGGCAAAGTGTAAACGTTGCCTTGGTAACACTGTCTCCTCTGCTCCTCTCTCCAGCTGGGAGCCCATAGTGAAGCATGTCAACGAGCAGTATGAGAAATACCTGAGAGAAGAGCTGCATATCAACAGGAAGAGGAGGATACCAGACAGCAGGGTCCACTGCTGCATCTACTTCCTCCCCCCCACCGGACACAGGTCAGCCTCACACCTGGCATTGTGCACTTCATTGTGTCAGCAACGTTTCAAACCTTTATGTATCCAGGTGAATCCcgtgagatcattgatctctgtttcaagggagacctgctgaaCATGTTTGATCCCAAACCATATGGGTTTGATCAGCACTGTGACCTCTGGAGTTCACCCTGTTGATAACACCACTGTAATGCTAGGCGCAAGGAAAGGAGCACGAGGAAGCCACTTCATCCTGTCTTTACACTTCACCTCCAGTGCCCCTCCGACACAGGGCGACAGCGACACATGCACACCAGCAGTCTCATTCAGGACGTGTGTTTCACTAAAGACTGAAGGAGAGGTCACACAGGCTGCTCGAGACAGCCTGTCGGATGCTCTGCAGTCATGTTTCAGTGCAGACCTAGATATTAAGTGCAAAGGAAACTTGAGTTGACAAATGAAAAGCAGCACACTTTATTAAAGACTATTATTATGATGCTGTCATCAACCAATAGCCTGGCTCTGATACGGTATGCCTCAGTGCTTCATTACTGCAGAGGACACTACCGTGTGCAATGGCTGTGTTCAGGTCCTTCACTCCTTCAGCTTGCTTCATGTTCTCTTCTCCTGCAGTATCACCTGTCGCAGGTGAGCTACAGTGTGACTCAGCCCGTGCACATAGCTGCCATTGATCTACAGTCAGTCTGGTGGCTTTCTGGGAATGTATGTTTAAAAATGCTTATTGGCAGGTCACATCTTCCCCATTGTCATCACTTGATTGTAACCATGGCTTGCTACAAAGAGAGAATACACTATTTATGTATGTATCTACTGCAAGCTACCTTCGTAGATGTTAGCATGTATCTGTTGCTGATAGGAGGGTTATCAGTGTGtgcctgaaacctgaaatgaAAGTGCTGTTAAAAGGGATGACCGAAGTCCTGAGTCTGTCCTGAGGGAACGGTCTGAGCAACATAGCCATCAATGGAGTCATATTGCCAGCATAGCTAAATGTTAGCATAGCTAAATGCTAGCATAGCTAAATGCTAGCTTAGCTAAATGCTAGCTTAGCTAAAAAATGAATGTGTTTTTCTTCAGCTTTTGGCTGTGATGGTGATGGTGTACATTTGTACACTTTGAAAAAGTACATCCAAGCTGACCAGAGGTCTGTCTGCTTCCAGGTTACGCCAAATCGATGTTGAGTTCATGAAGAGGTTGGGAAAGATAGTGAGCATCGTGCCTGTCATCGCCAAAGCCGACACACTCACCATTGAGGAAAGACAGGAGTTCAAAGAGAGGGTAAgggacaacacaaacacactcactcAACTAAATGTTAGTTCCTTTAGGTCCTTACGTGTCCTCCAGATGATGTTTTAAAGCGTTAAAAGAACTAAACCTGGTTTCTCGCTTCGGTAAATCTTTAATAACCTCTGACTCATCGACAGATAAGGCAAGACCTAGCAGCCAATGGGATTCGTGTTTACCCCCAGAAAGAGCACGATGAGGATCCGGAGGACAGCATCCTTAATGACAGGATCAGGGTAACGTCTGCACTCTGCACACTACTCACTATGTCTGTCACTGTGCGTGCTGGTCTGATAGCTCACATGTTCAGATGGCAGACGGGCCTGTCGGACACGTGATCGTTGAACCTTGTTATTTCATATTGTGTGTTCAGGAAAGCATTCCCTTCGCTGTGGTGGGGACGGATAAGGAGCACCAGGTGAATGGACACAAGGTGCTGGGACGCAAAACCAAGTGGGGGATCATCGAAGGTAGAGCATCACTCTGacatcaagtgtgtgtgtgtgtgtgtgtgtgtgtgtgtgtgtgtgtgtgtgtgtgtgtgtgtgtgtgtgtgtgtgtgtgtgtgtgtgtgtgtgtgtgtgtgtgtgtgtgtgtgtgtgtgtgtgtgtgtgtgtgtgtgtgtgtgtgtgtgtgtgtgtgtgtgtgtgtgtgtgcgtgtgtgtgtgtgtcatacttgccaaccctcccgattttcgcagagactcccgatttcactgccctctcccggtttcctcccggggtcatatttctcccgatttctgactaaatcagatttactcacgactgtttccactcgaactgaaagtctgagagggtgttcAGCATGGTGCAACAGGCCGCAAGGCCGTGCACTTACagctacaataagcatgtgtaGATGTTCAGGAGTCTGTTTCCCCGCTGCGAGGCTAACAGTCCTAACAGCACCGGCGATCAACTAGCACCCCCCGCACGGTGGTTTTGAAAGGGTGATGCTgctttctgaggtctcaaggttggcaagtatgggcaTGGGATATTTCATAAAACATACAGACACATACGTCTCCACTGTATCTGATTCTTCCAACAAAAGGTCCGCTTCCTCTGGAACTGAGTTCACTGGCTGCATTGGAAAGTCaaagttaaaataattgtgtttCTGCTCCACAGTTGAAAATGTGGAACACTGTGAGTTTGCCAACCTGAGAGATCTGCTCATCAGGTGAGATTGACTGCGAGAGAACCGTAAGAGTCACTGCATGTTAAACAAACCACTGCGATGGTCAATGTGAATGTCAATCCATCAACCAGAGTCCCACACACATCATGCGACTGATGGCAGCTGAATAATCATAACAGAATAAGACGGAGTAGCATAACGATGACCAAGCTTCGCTTTCTGTTTCTGTGTCTTTACAAAGGTCTCACCTGCAGGACCTGAAAGACGTGACGCACAACATCCACTACGAGACGTACCGCGTCCGGCGGCTCAACGAGAGCAACGTGAGCTTCAGTGAGCTGGGCCTGGCCCCGTGGCCCCTGGAGAACGGGACCGATGACAGGGGCCAATCAGAGAGCCACCTCTGATCCTCAGAGGAACGATCACGCTCATCCAATCACAACGAGGGATGTGAAAAAGAGAGATATGTTTTTCCCCACATAGAAAATGAGATGGAGAATTTGTTTTCCTCTTGTACTATGTGGGACATGCTAGTGAATTGTTTTGAATGAAAAATTATATTTGAATTTTTATTACAATACATAATAAATGCATCAGATTTGGATATATGTGAAGTGAGCGAGCATGCTCACACACAGGGCAGGGAGAGCACGGTGACGGGGACAGACTACGGTTAGCTTTGAGGTGTGTCAGCACCTCGTGTTAGCTACATCAACTGTATATTATATGGCCTAAAGTATGTGGACAGTCCCATACGCATGACATGTCCAGGTGTCCACAAATGTTTGGCGATGCCGTTTGTCATTATTGTTTAGAAGTTTGACCCTAATGGAAGATGCCGTTTAAATGTTTAAGATGTGTTTATAAAGCTTTCAGGCCACATTTAAGTGCCTAAAGAAAGGAACATGCTTAATATGTCCATCACGTTTTGTCATAGACTTCTATTAACTGACGTGTACTTGTTGACATGGATAGAATGAAACTAGTCACTAGGTCATTGGTTGAGTACGGCTTCATGCTCGTGGAAGTGTGTACCTCACTCTCTGGCTCAGTGCTCCCCCCAGTGGAGACGATGGGCAGAAGCATGCAGTGCGAGATGCCCGTGAGAACACGGGAAACACACAAAAGACATACAAGACACAAGTTATATCCTCAGtagaatattgaattgttcgaGGTGAGATATTTATGGTCAAGTCTTATTTCCACACGGCATTGGGCAGATGAGGTTTAGGATAGCATAGCTTATGTGTGAATTATAACCTGctgtttgtattattagtggCTCAGTTAAAGTGGGCTGTCTCGTCACGTGACTGCAGGACAGTAGAGAAAACGTTTTGTGCCATTAAACATGGGCATTAATAGCAAAAAGTGTCAGTATTTCCATTTCATTTCAACGATAGTGACTAGGAATTCAGGCGATGAATTGATATAATGTACATTGTGTGAGAGGCTGTTGACTCTTAAGATTCACTGAGTTCCTCTTGAGTCTCTTCCTAAGTCATGCACTAAGTATGCTTAACCAGTTATACCCCTTGTTGTACACAAGGTGTTCATTATGCACGTCCAACACACGTGCTCACACCTTGACCGCAGCACACAGAATGACAGCAAATCAAAAGAGTA
Encoded proteins:
- the septin12 gene encoding neuronal-specific septin-3 isoform X3, whose protein sequence is MEDGEEKERGIVGLQHDSKCQPGQPALMDSQNSIPETGQNGVAVSPEMEEKGMEEGDLKKEVEAEVKVELCQSSHGLQVSFIRGTDLFGYVGIEAVLDQMRRKTMKAGLEFNIMVVGQSGLGKSTLVNTLFKSKVSRKSCTSNYEEKISKTVKLHSVSHVIEEKGVRMKLTVIDTPGFGDQINNENCWEPIVKHVNEQYEKYLREELHINRKRRIPDSRVHCCIYFLPPTGHRLRQIDVEFMKRLGKIVSIVPVIAKADTLTIEERQEFKERIRQDLAANGIRVYPQKEHDEDPEDSILNDRIRESIPFAVVGTDKEHQVNGHKVLGRKTKWGIIEVENVEHCEFANLRDLLIRSHLQDLKDVTHNIHYETYRVRRLNESNVSFSELGLAPWPLENGTDDRGQSESHL
- the septin12 gene encoding neuronal-specific septin-3 isoform X2, whose product is MREEPAGELETDSLSPMEDGEEKERGIVGLQHDSKCQPGQPALMDSQNSIPETGQNGVAVSPEMEEKGMEEGDLKKEVEAEVKVELCQSSHGLQVSFIRGTDLFGYVGIEAVLDQMRRKTMKAGLEFNIMVVGQSGLGKSTLVNTLFKSKVSRKSCTSNYEEKISKTVKLHSVSHVIEEKGVRMKLTVIDTPGFGDQINNENCWEPIVKHVNEQYEKYLREELHINRKRRIPDSRVHCCIYFLPPTGHRLRQIDVEFMKRLGKIVSIVPVIAKADTLTIEERQEFKERIRQDLAANGIRVYPQKEHDEDPEDSILNDRIRESIPFAVVGTDKEHQVNGHKVLGRKTKWGIIEVENVEHCEFANLRDLLIRSHLQDLKDVTHNIHYETYRVRRLNESNVSFSELGLAPWPLENGTDDRGQSESHL